Proteins encoded by one window of Roseibium sp. Sym1:
- a CDS encoding DUF6732 family protein: protein MIHRILIAGLAAATPTAAFAHGGHLGELAGHAHWAGVAALAGAALVAGVIALKDRKRKQEEETPEAEVEDPDSTGEAAQ, encoded by the coding sequence ATGATCCACCGTATCCTGATAGCCGGCCTTGCCGCCGCCACGCCGACCGCCGCATTCGCGCATGGCGGCCATCTGGGCGAGCTTGCCGGACATGCCCACTGGGCGGGTGTCGCAGCCCTTGCCGGGGCCGCACTGGTTGCCGGCGTGATCGCGCTGAAGGACCGGAAGCGGAAACAGGAAGAGGAAACGCCCGAGGCAGAGGTCGAGGACCCGGACAGCACCGGGGAAGCAGCTCAATGA